One Pseudonocardia abyssalis DNA segment encodes these proteins:
- a CDS encoding ferredoxin, whose product MSYRITVDRDVCISSGKCVADAPDVFDFDDDDLAVLVPGAVQPADAVQLDLARACPSGALRVHDTGSGEQIDVG is encoded by the coding sequence ATGAGCTACCGCATCACCGTCGACCGGGACGTCTGCATCAGCTCCGGCAAGTGCGTCGCCGATGCCCCGGACGTATTCGACTTCGACGACGACGACCTCGCCGTGCTCGTCCCCGGTGCCGTGCAGCCAGCCGACGCGGTGCAGCTCGACCTCGCCCGCGCGTGCCCCTCCGGCGCCCTGCGGGTGCACGACACGGGGTCCGGCGAGCAGATCGACGTCGGCTGA
- a CDS encoding MFS transporter: protein MTRTVPEVDETTTHAVRRTVLGGVVGSFVEFYEFSVYAVLATTLAVVFFPAADPATALLSALAVFAVAFFARPLGGFVWGAIGDRIGRKRTLALTVILMSVATTLMGLLPGYAVIGVAAPVLLIVLRFLQGFSAGGEISGAVSFIAEHSPVHRRGLYVGMISVGSVLGTLLGSLIPGVLLLTLSTEAMQSWGWRLPLLLALPMGVVGLYIRRRLDETPHFLALREERSRERNPVVAALRGREQWNLLVKAFCLIAVNASSFYMIVGYLPSFATKSLALTGVQAFAPSVIALVACLVAQVVGAWWSDRIGRRPVLLGSGLGLLVLSYPSFLLITSGSFGLIVCGLVVFGFLAGAYSAVTNSTLTEMFPTRVRVSGHGITYNMSVALFGGSAPYLLTWLGGVTGSSMVGAFYVMALALVSLPAVLLVKETAGKPLRTD, encoded by the coding sequence ATGACGAGGACCGTGCCCGAGGTGGACGAGACGACGACCCATGCAGTGCGCCGCACGGTGCTCGGCGGGGTCGTCGGCTCGTTCGTCGAGTTCTACGAGTTCTCCGTCTACGCCGTGCTGGCCACCACGCTGGCCGTCGTGTTCTTCCCCGCCGCCGACCCGGCGACGGCGCTGCTGTCGGCACTGGCCGTGTTCGCGGTGGCGTTCTTCGCCCGCCCGCTCGGCGGTTTCGTCTGGGGCGCGATCGGGGACCGGATCGGCCGCAAGCGGACGCTCGCGCTGACCGTGATCCTGATGTCCGTCGCCACCACGCTGATGGGCCTGCTGCCCGGCTACGCGGTGATCGGGGTCGCGGCTCCGGTGCTGCTCATCGTGCTGCGCTTCCTGCAGGGGTTCTCCGCGGGCGGGGAGATCTCGGGGGCGGTGTCGTTCATCGCCGAGCACTCGCCGGTGCACCGCCGCGGACTCTACGTCGGGATGATCTCCGTGGGGTCGGTGCTGGGGACGTTGCTCGGGAGCCTGATCCCGGGGGTGCTGCTGCTGACGCTCTCGACCGAGGCCATGCAGTCGTGGGGCTGGCGGCTGCCGCTGCTGCTCGCCCTGCCGATGGGCGTGGTGGGCCTCTACATCCGCCGCAGGCTCGACGAGACCCCGCACTTCCTGGCGCTGCGCGAGGAGCGCTCGCGCGAGCGCAACCCGGTGGTCGCGGCCCTGCGCGGCCGCGAGCAGTGGAACCTGCTGGTCAAGGCGTTCTGCCTGATCGCGGTGAACGCGTCGTCGTTCTACATGATCGTCGGCTACCTGCCGAGCTTCGCGACGAAGAGCCTCGCGCTCACCGGCGTGCAGGCGTTCGCCCCGTCGGTGATCGCGCTGGTCGCCTGCCTCGTCGCGCAGGTGGTCGGCGCGTGGTGGTCGGACCGGATCGGGCGCCGGCCGGTGCTGCTGGGCAGTGGCCTCGGGCTGCTCGTGCTGTCCTACCCGAGCTTCCTGCTGATCACGTCCGGGTCGTTCGGCCTGATCGTCTGCGGGCTCGTCGTGTTCGGGTTCCTCGCCGGCGCCTACTCCGCCGTCACCAACTCCACGCTCACCGAGATGTTCCCGACCCGCGTGCGGGTGAGCGGGCACGGCATCACCTACAACATGTCGGTGGCGCTCTTCGGCGGCTCGGCGCCCTACCTGCTGACCTGGCTGGGCGGGGTGACGGGAAGCAGCATGGTGGGGGCGTTCTACGTGATGGCGCTGGCGCTGGTGTCGCTGCCCGCGGTGCTGCTGGTGAAGGAGACCGCGGGGAAGCCGTTGCGCACGGACTAG
- a CDS encoding cytochrome P450 has product MQTITLDGYAEVREAYRQHDLEQALYDAGGVVMADSLLVLHGGEHRRRRRVENRLFRRGTFRYWEHTFLRDVVRDTLAPFRAAGRADLLEIGYRTVMNLTAMVAGIDQPTGGPEETAELYRLARKFSEGATMVHTTRDPDVVRAEVQAALDDFDRIFLQPSVVRRRALLERFGAGEIGEDDLPRDVLTALLRNWDELGIDEDVLRRECAFYLQAGSHSTANAFTHAADDWFAWAARDPLAADRARYDPALLQRCVHETLRLHPASPVAQRRALAPVTLRGGTEIPEGSFVVLDIAAANRDARVFDRPGEYDPLREVPADVPRWGHAFGGGMHACIGTELAGGVPSPERAAAEQGTPEQADPDQVLGTVTLMLDALLTAGGRPDPQDPPRLDPHSAREHFASYPVLFTAP; this is encoded by the coding sequence ATGCAGACCATCACGCTCGACGGGTACGCGGAGGTCCGCGAGGCCTACCGCCAGCACGACCTGGAGCAGGCCCTCTACGACGCGGGCGGGGTCGTGATGGCCGACAGCCTGCTCGTGCTGCACGGCGGCGAGCACCGGCGCCGCCGCCGGGTGGAGAACCGCCTGTTCCGCCGCGGCACGTTCCGGTACTGGGAGCACACGTTCCTGCGCGACGTCGTGCGCGACACGCTCGCGCCCTTCCGCGCAGCGGGCCGGGCCGACCTGTTGGAGATCGGCTACCGGACGGTCATGAACCTCACGGCGATGGTGGCCGGGATCGACCAGCCGACGGGGGGCCCCGAGGAGACCGCCGAGCTGTACCGCCTGGCCAGGAAGTTCTCCGAGGGCGCGACGATGGTGCACACCACCCGCGATCCCGACGTCGTGCGCGCCGAGGTGCAGGCGGCGCTCGACGACTTCGACCGGATCTTCCTGCAGCCCTCGGTCGTCCGGCGCCGGGCGCTGCTGGAGCGGTTCGGGGCCGGCGAGATCGGTGAGGACGACCTGCCCCGCGACGTCCTCACCGCGCTGCTGCGCAACTGGGACGAGCTGGGCATCGACGAGGACGTCCTGCGCCGCGAGTGCGCCTTCTACCTGCAGGCGGGGTCGCACAGCACCGCGAACGCGTTCACCCACGCCGCCGACGACTGGTTCGCCTGGGCCGCGCGCGACCCGCTGGCAGCGGACCGGGCCCGCTACGATCCGGCGCTGCTGCAGCGCTGCGTCCACGAGACGTTGCGACTGCACCCCGCGAGCCCGGTCGCCCAGCGCCGGGCGCTCGCGCCCGTCACGCTGCGCGGCGGTACCGAGATCCCCGAGGGCTCGTTCGTCGTGCTGGACATCGCCGCCGCCAACCGCGACGCGCGGGTCTTCGACCGGCCCGGGGAGTACGACCCGCTGCGCGAGGTCCCGGCCGACGTCCCGCGCTGGGGCCACGCCTTCGGCGGCGGCATGCACGCCTGCATCGGCACCGAGCTCGCCGGCGGCGTCCCCTCCCCGGAGCGGGCGGCAGCCGAGCAGGGGACCCCCGAGCAGGCGGACCCCGATCAGGTGCTCGGCACCGTCACGCTCATGCTCGACGCCCTGCTCACGGCCGGGGGCCGGCCCGACCCGCAGGACCCGCCCCGGCTCGATCCGCACTCGGCGCGCGAGCACTTCGCGAGCTACCCGGTGCTGTTCACTGCTCCGTGA
- a CDS encoding cytochrome P450: protein MTAAVVPEVVTLTSFADAKDAYRSKDLRQSLYDEGEVVMADVLVNLHGTEHRDRRRVENKMFRREVFERYERDLFPEVTASTLAPYIEAGGVDLVHLGHELMLNLAALTAGIDRPQGTAEETGRLYAYMMRFITGATLAHSTGDKAAEAAEVAQALEDWDAEFLAPSIARRRALPPDQQPRDVLSTLLQNQDELGLAPHVVRREVAFYLLAGGHTSATAFVRAIDHMLGWFDTRPAERERAADPLFVQRCIHETVRLNPSSPTGRRRALAPVRLRSGVEIAEGATVVIDLMTVNRDVDLFGPDAAEFDPDRVLPPGVAPFGLSFAAGMHVCIGQDLAAGVVARPDTDPDAHLYGLVTGAVGQMFAAGVRRDPDRPPQRDAATARPYWGSYPVLLGEAR, encoded by the coding sequence ATGACCGCAGCAGTCGTCCCCGAGGTCGTCACCCTGACGTCGTTCGCCGACGCCAAGGACGCCTACCGCAGCAAGGACCTCCGGCAGTCGCTCTACGACGAGGGCGAGGTCGTGATGGCCGACGTCCTGGTCAACCTGCACGGCACCGAGCACCGCGACCGCCGCCGGGTGGAGAACAAGATGTTCCGGCGCGAGGTCTTCGAGCGCTACGAGCGCGACCTGTTCCCCGAGGTCACCGCGAGCACGCTGGCGCCGTACATCGAGGCGGGCGGGGTGGACCTGGTGCACCTGGGCCACGAGCTGATGCTCAACCTCGCGGCGCTGACGGCGGGCATCGACCGGCCGCAGGGGACCGCCGAGGAGACCGGCCGCCTCTACGCCTACATGATGCGGTTCATCACGGGCGCCACCCTCGCGCACTCCACCGGCGACAAGGCGGCCGAGGCGGCGGAGGTGGCGCAGGCGCTGGAGGACTGGGACGCGGAGTTCCTCGCCCCGTCGATCGCCCGCCGCCGCGCCCTGCCGCCCGACCAGCAGCCCCGCGACGTGCTGTCGACGCTGCTGCAGAACCAGGACGAGCTGGGGTTGGCGCCGCACGTCGTCCGCCGGGAGGTGGCGTTCTACCTGCTGGCGGGGGGCCACACCAGCGCCACCGCGTTCGTGCGGGCCATCGACCACATGCTCGGCTGGTTCGACACCCGCCCCGCGGAGCGGGAGCGGGCCGCCGATCCGCTGTTCGTGCAGCGCTGCATCCACGAGACGGTGCGCCTCAACCCGTCCAGCCCGACCGGCCGCCGCCGGGCGCTGGCCCCGGTGCGGCTGCGCTCGGGCGTCGAGATCGCGGAGGGCGCGACGGTCGTCATCGACCTGATGACGGTCAACCGCGACGTCGACCTGTTCGGTCCCGACGCCGCCGAGTTCGATCCCGACCGCGTGCTGCCGCCGGGCGTCGCCCCGTTCGGGCTGAGCTTCGCGGCCGGCATGCACGTCTGCATCGGGCAGGACCTGGCCGCCGGCGTCGTCGCGCGGCCGGACACCGACCCGGACGCGCACCTCTACGGGCTGGTCACCGGCGCGGTCGGGCAGATGTTCGCCGCCGGCGTGCGGCGCGACCCGGACCGTCCGCCGCAGCGCGACGCCGCCACCGCCCGTCCGTACTGGGGCAGCTACCCGGTCCTGCTGGGGGAGGCGCGATGA
- a CDS encoding metal-dependent hydrolase family protein — protein MPDGILITGGTVVDGTGAPARPGEAVLLRGGRIVALGADALARVAPDDARIDATGKTVMPGLIDAHTHLTFGEPTGNDELFHHRTEAYSSMLSAYNARKVLRAGVTSVLDADCLWNIGCELRDAIDSGIVEGPRMRAGGQALMTMLGGTAGRMIADEGTTAYATVVRGRDMMVNEIRRQIKYGVDWIKIMVTGLIPSMKGPEVKVWNFDELRLVCDTAHDLNTKVVAHCRNSESTRDAARAGVDLIYHASYMDDEALEAVLEAGSALCPTFTLLGNLADYGSKVGSAPELLEVFRAEIAVTAKQMAKAHAAGVPFLTGSETGFAVTPVGEWHARELEMFVEYMDMSPMDAIVAATRNGAFAMRMEGELGTLEEGRIADVLIVDGDPLADVTVLQRKDAIAEVIKGGKRIDITTPIPEQKLRTSDQVRFLASCPLTRSLAFTEEQLEKLSHV, from the coding sequence GTGCCGGACGGAATCCTGATCACCGGCGGCACGGTCGTCGACGGAACGGGAGCGCCCGCGCGCCCCGGCGAGGCGGTGCTGCTGCGGGGCGGGCGGATCGTCGCGCTCGGTGCGGACGCACTGGCCCGGGTCGCCCCGGACGATGCGCGCATCGACGCCACCGGGAAGACCGTCATGCCCGGCCTGATCGACGCGCACACGCACCTCACGTTCGGCGAGCCCACCGGCAACGACGAGCTGTTCCACCACCGGACCGAGGCCTACAGCTCGATGCTCTCGGCCTACAACGCGCGCAAGGTGCTGCGGGCGGGCGTCACGAGCGTGCTCGACGCCGACTGCCTGTGGAACATCGGCTGCGAACTCCGCGACGCCATCGACTCCGGCATCGTGGAGGGCCCGCGGATGCGCGCGGGCGGCCAGGCGCTGATGACGATGCTCGGCGGCACCGCGGGCCGGATGATCGCCGACGAGGGCACCACCGCCTACGCCACCGTGGTGCGCGGGCGGGACATGATGGTCAACGAGATCCGGCGGCAGATCAAGTACGGCGTCGACTGGATCAAGATCATGGTGACGGGACTGATCCCGTCGATGAAGGGCCCCGAGGTCAAGGTCTGGAACTTCGACGAGCTGCGCCTGGTCTGCGACACCGCGCACGACCTCAACACCAAGGTCGTCGCGCACTGCCGCAACTCCGAGAGCACCCGCGACGCGGCCCGCGCGGGCGTCGACCTGATCTACCACGCGTCCTACATGGACGACGAGGCCCTGGAGGCCGTCCTCGAGGCGGGCAGCGCGCTGTGCCCCACGTTCACGCTGCTCGGCAACCTCGCCGACTACGGCTCCAAGGTGGGCAGCGCTCCGGAGCTGCTCGAGGTGTTCCGCGCCGAGATCGCGGTGACGGCCAAGCAGATGGCGAAGGCGCACGCGGCGGGGGTCCCGTTCCTCACGGGGTCGGAGACCGGGTTCGCCGTCACGCCGGTCGGCGAGTGGCACGCCCGCGAGCTGGAGATGTTCGTCGAGTACATGGACATGTCGCCGATGGACGCGATCGTCGCCGCCACCCGCAACGGCGCGTTCGCGATGCGGATGGAGGGCGAGCTCGGCACGCTGGAGGAGGGCCGGATCGCCGACGTCCTGATCGTCGACGGCGACCCGCTGGCCGACGTGACGGTGCTGCAGCGCAAGGACGCGATCGCCGAGGTGATCAAGGGCGGGAAGCGGATCGACATCACCACCCCGATCCCCGAGCAGAAGCTGCGGACCTCGGACCAGGTGCGGTTCCTCGCCTCCTGCCCGCTCACGCGGTCGCTGGCGTTCACCGAGGAGCAGCTGGAGAAGCTCTCGCATGTCTGA
- a CDS encoding molybdopterin cofactor-binding domain-containing protein — protein MTSRARHTTTAPDPGPSGSGRHRVASTLAVQVGRRRILAYLVAAPVLAVATRITIDAAAPDTASAAVPSGPSVEELFDIADAIILAGAPTMPLVTLEIGLDGVARLEVPRAESGQGITTALAMILAEELDLPVGSVQVTCADARPELLFNQLTAGSASVRAFYDPLRVLAATARARMVAAAALRWGVPATGLSTADGTVVAPDGRTADYGSLTAEAARTSLGEITVTPKPESEHRVVGTPVRRADGFDIVTGRKKFTMDLDVPGATPTLLRRPPTMNGTVEELLNRAEVEAMPGVLGVVVLPSGVAVAAETFEQARAAADVVDARYGAGPVPDESNETIMAKLRAAVPPLLAPDLGSLPLGATTIDAEFEWPAACHAPLETECAVADVRADRAEVWSGFQAPIVAQQTIAIELGLPQDRVTAHVVPSGGAFGRRVFFEAAIEAAKVSQALERPIKLMWPRVDDMRHGRVRPPNFHRLRATVAAGQVLTFEQRVAGVSTDYRHGLGEILTATATALPEGSRQAVGNDAFGQAVFLTMVASPYNFGVYTKNQFDVNLGMPTASYRSVPCQTARGSEEIMVDEVAAALGRDPVEFRLEFLKEERAKAVVRAVAEAGDWGRSLPDGVAQGVGYHMESRAHTAALIELDARDPEHPVVTRAVIAVDVARTVNPLGLEAQMLGCLAEAISLTLTAGLHIENGLPLEGSYSQYHFVRQRDYPADVQVIIMPDNDGRLGGAGEVGMAAPTGAIANAFTKATGIKARTFPLNFPVDFTPFAPGVLPPPAFV, from the coding sequence ATGACATCACGCGCTCGGCACACCACCACGGCACCGGACCCCGGCCCGTCCGGCAGCGGCAGGCACCGGGTCGCGAGCACCCTCGCGGTGCAGGTCGGCCGCCGACGGATCCTGGCCTACCTGGTCGCCGCACCGGTGCTGGCCGTGGCCACCCGCATCACGATCGACGCCGCCGCCCCCGACACGGCCTCCGCCGCCGTGCCGTCCGGCCCCTCGGTCGAAGAGCTCTTCGACATCGCCGACGCGATCATCCTGGCCGGTGCGCCGACCATGCCGCTGGTGACGCTCGAGATCGGCCTCGACGGTGTCGCCCGCCTCGAGGTCCCCCGAGCCGAGTCCGGGCAGGGCATCACGACGGCGCTGGCGATGATCCTGGCCGAGGAGCTCGACCTCCCCGTCGGCTCCGTGCAGGTGACCTGCGCCGACGCCCGCCCGGAGCTGCTGTTCAACCAGCTGACCGCAGGCTCCGCCTCGGTCCGCGCCTTCTACGACCCGCTGCGCGTCCTGGCCGCCACCGCCCGGGCCCGGATGGTGGCCGCCGCGGCGCTGCGCTGGGGCGTGCCGGCCACCGGGCTGAGCACCGCGGACGGCACGGTCGTCGCGCCCGACGGGCGCACCGCCGACTACGGCTCGCTGACCGCCGAGGCGGCCCGGACGTCGCTGGGCGAGATCACCGTGACGCCCAAGCCGGAGTCCGAGCACCGCGTGGTCGGCACGCCGGTACGGCGGGCCGACGGGTTCGACATCGTCACGGGCCGCAAGAAGTTCACGATGGACCTCGACGTGCCCGGCGCCACGCCGACGCTGCTGCGGCGCCCCCCGACGATGAACGGCACCGTCGAGGAGCTGCTCAACCGGGCCGAGGTCGAGGCCATGCCCGGGGTGCTCGGGGTCGTGGTGCTCCCCAGCGGCGTCGCCGTGGCGGCCGAGACGTTCGAGCAGGCCAGGGCCGCGGCCGACGTCGTCGACGCGCGGTACGGGGCGGGGCCTGTGCCCGACGAGTCGAACGAGACGATCATGGCGAAGCTCCGCGCGGCCGTGCCGCCGCTGCTCGCGCCCGACCTGGGCTCCCTCCCGCTCGGTGCGACCACCATCGACGCCGAGTTCGAGTGGCCCGCGGCCTGCCACGCACCGCTGGAGACCGAGTGCGCGGTCGCCGACGTCCGCGCCGACCGCGCCGAAGTGTGGAGCGGCTTCCAGGCCCCGATCGTCGCCCAGCAGACGATCGCGATCGAGCTCGGGCTCCCCCAGGACCGCGTCACGGCGCACGTCGTGCCGTCCGGCGGGGCGTTCGGCCGCCGGGTCTTCTTCGAGGCGGCGATCGAGGCCGCGAAGGTGTCGCAGGCGCTGGAGCGTCCGATCAAGCTGATGTGGCCGCGCGTCGACGACATGCGCCACGGCCGCGTCCGGCCCCCCAACTTCCACCGCCTTCGGGCCACGGTGGCCGCCGGGCAGGTGCTGACCTTCGAGCAGCGCGTGGCGGGCGTGTCCACCGACTACCGGCACGGGCTCGGCGAGATCCTCACCGCCACCGCCACGGCCCTGCCCGAAGGCAGCCGGCAGGCCGTCGGCAACGACGCCTTCGGCCAGGCCGTCTTCCTGACGATGGTGGCCTCGCCCTACAACTTCGGGGTCTACACGAAGAACCAGTTCGACGTGAACCTCGGCATGCCGACCGCGAGCTACCGCAGCGTGCCCTGCCAGACGGCGCGGGGCTCCGAGGAGATCATGGTCGACGAGGTCGCCGCCGCGCTGGGCCGCGACCCCGTCGAGTTCCGGCTGGAGTTCCTCAAGGAGGAGCGGGCCAAGGCGGTGGTCCGGGCCGTGGCCGAGGCCGGGGACTGGGGCCGCAGCCTCCCCGACGGGGTCGCCCAGGGCGTCGGCTACCACATGGAGAGCCGCGCCCACACCGCCGCGCTGATCGAGCTGGACGCCCGCGACCCGGAGCACCCCGTGGTCACCCGGGCCGTCATCGCCGTCGACGTCGCCCGCACCGTCAACCCGCTCGGGCTGGAGGCCCAGATGCTCGGCTGCCTGGCCGAGGCCATCTCGCTGACCCTCACGGCCGGGCTGCACATCGAGAACGGGCTGCCCCTGGAGGGCAGCTACTCGCAGTACCACTTCGTGCGCCAGCGGGACTACCCCGCCGACGTCCAGGTGATCATCATGCCGGACAACGACGGCCGGCTCGGCGGCGCGGGCGAGGTCGGCATGGCCGCCCCCACGGGCGCGATCGCCAACGCCTTCACGAAGGCCACCGGCATCAAGGCCCGCACGTTCCCCCTCAACTTCCCCGTCGACTTCACCCCCTTCGCCCCCGGCGTGCTCCCCCCGCCGGCCTTCGTCTGA
- a CDS encoding (2Fe-2S)-binding protein, with the protein MPNHSFTLNGETVDVDAPDDLPLLWALRDKLGVTGPKYGCGINVCKACTSLLGDEAINPCSVPVSAVEGQEVTTIEGLADGDVLHPVQEAWLEQDVAQCGYCQPGQIMAAVALLRRTSTPTDEDIRAIENVCRCGTYFRIRKAIESAAAKMA; encoded by the coding sequence GTGCCGAACCACTCGTTCACCCTCAACGGCGAGACGGTGGACGTCGACGCCCCCGACGACCTGCCCCTGCTCTGGGCCCTGCGTGACAAGCTGGGGGTGACCGGCCCCAAGTACGGCTGCGGCATCAACGTCTGCAAGGCGTGCACGAGCCTGCTCGGGGACGAGGCGATCAACCCGTGCTCGGTGCCGGTGTCCGCCGTCGAGGGCCAGGAGGTCACCACGATCGAGGGCCTGGCCGACGGCGACGTCCTGCACCCCGTGCAGGAGGCGTGGCTGGAGCAGGACGTCGCGCAGTGCGGCTACTGCCAGCCGGGCCAGATCATGGCCGCGGTCGCGCTGCTGCGGCGCACCAGCACGCCGACCGACGAGGACATCCGCGCGATCGAGAACGTCTGCCGGTGCGGCACCTACTTCCGCATCCGCAAGGCCATCGAGAGCGCGGCGGCGAAGATGGCGTGA
- a CDS encoding amidohydrolase family protein, with product MSEVPTGTIDVHAHAVLASSEGAAGAAGPELGTSQDGRPFYRVGDYVLHGVRYAGSPFMDVDVRLAAMDDAGIARQLLSPNPLTYFGSLPVADGVAFARSYNDGLAELVGRHPDRLLACAQLPVQDVGAAVAEARRAVRDLGMAGIYLDTDPAGRTLDDPALDPLYETIVELDVPLFVHPSPLGPDGPPGDVRLRRFDLDLLLGFAYDETLAVAALVFGGVLERHPGLDVCVSHGGGAAAFLSGRFAAAVEKRPWASQALRANGFEHWYRRIWFDTHVHDARSLELLVAHAGADRLVFGTNFAGWDSGAHDAPAGDLGAALTANAARLLRL from the coding sequence ATGTCTGAGGTCCCAACGGGCACCATCGACGTCCACGCCCACGCCGTCCTCGCCTCCTCGGAGGGGGCGGCGGGCGCCGCCGGACCCGAGCTCGGGACGTCGCAGGACGGGCGGCCGTTCTACCGCGTCGGCGACTACGTGCTGCACGGCGTGCGCTACGCGGGCAGCCCGTTCATGGACGTCGACGTGCGCCTGGCCGCGATGGACGACGCCGGGATCGCCCGGCAGCTCCTGTCCCCCAACCCGCTGACGTACTTCGGGTCGCTGCCGGTCGCCGATGGCGTCGCGTTCGCGCGGTCGTACAACGACGGGCTCGCGGAGCTGGTCGGCCGGCACCCGGACCGGCTGCTGGCCTGCGCCCAGCTCCCCGTGCAGGACGTCGGCGCGGCCGTCGCCGAGGCCCGCCGCGCCGTGCGGGACCTGGGTATGGCCGGGATCTACCTCGACACCGATCCCGCGGGCCGCACGCTCGACGACCCGGCGCTCGACCCGCTCTACGAGACGATCGTGGAGCTGGACGTGCCGCTGTTCGTGCACCCCTCGCCGCTGGGCCCGGACGGCCCGCCCGGCGACGTCCGGCTGCGCCGCTTCGATCTCGACCTGCTGCTGGGCTTCGCCTACGACGAGACGCTCGCGGTGGCCGCGCTCGTGTTCGGCGGGGTGCTGGAGCGCCATCCCGGACTCGACGTGTGCGTCTCCCACGGCGGCGGAGCGGCGGCGTTCCTGTCCGGCCGGTTCGCCGCGGCCGTGGAGAAGCGGCCGTGGGCGTCCCAGGCGTTGCGCGCCAACGGGTTCGAGCACTGGTACCGGCGGATCTGGTTCGACACCCACGTGCACGACGCACGGTCGCTGGAGCTGCTCGTGGCCCACGCCGGTGCCGACCGCCTGGTGTTCGGCACCAACTTCGCGGGGTGGGACTCCGGCGCCCACGACGCCCCGGCGGGCGACCTCGGCGCCGCGCTCACCGCCAACGCCGCCCGCCTGCTGCGTCTCTGA
- a CDS encoding nuclear transport factor 2 family protein, with the protein MTGRPGIDGDTAVERVVRRFLDAVESRDPDAVAACFAPDATYANVPHPPVVGPAGVRGLFAPILGRAEHVHWEIVTACVAGHRGWLERVDRFRIDGREYAVECNGVVEVDGVRALITDFRDYTDLGVWRARLGDVLG; encoded by the coding sequence GTGACCGGCCGGCCGGGGATCGACGGCGATACCGCGGTCGAGCGGGTCGTCCGCCGGTTCCTCGACGCCGTCGAGAGCCGCGACCCGGACGCCGTGGCCGCCTGCTTCGCCCCGGACGCGACGTACGCGAACGTGCCGCACCCGCCCGTCGTCGGGCCGGCGGGGGTGCGCGGGCTGTTCGCCCCGATCCTGGGTCGCGCCGAGCACGTGCACTGGGAGATCGTCACCGCCTGCGTCGCCGGACACCGCGGCTGGCTGGAACGCGTCGACCGGTTCCGCATCGACGGGCGCGAGTACGCCGTGGAGTGCAACGGCGTGGTCGAGGTCGACGGGGTGCGCGCGCTGATCACCGACTTCCGCGACTACACCGACCTCGGGGTGTGGCGGGCCCGGCTCGGCGACGTGCTGGGCTGA